A genome region from Gallus gallus isolate bGalGal1 chromosome 9, bGalGal1.mat.broiler.GRCg7b, whole genome shotgun sequence includes the following:
- the CEP63 gene encoding centrosomal protein of 63 kDa isoform 3 (isoform 3 is encoded by transcript variant 3), which produces MEALLEGMQRNGQGSGFLTSCEAELQELMKQIDIMVAHKKAEWEGQTQALEACLGVREQELSSARAALEEKHKEVGKLRQQLEDMEAAKQDLVREYEQQLKKFQEELARLRRSYEKLQKKQLREAREEATKRQGDDQCEMSRLSRKLEEFRQKSLDWEKQRLLYQQQVASLEAQRKALAEQSELIQVLQDEKMELRATLQSQEDFIDSSKLHQEQLQKELARVTETLHTKEILIRALEERLQEKQLSSPGLEHILLQLDVAQEKEQHLQAEVTHLEDSLVSSNARCVQLSEELAESIKELQSMEEHRAESKVEIKKLKEQLSQAEQIHRGELEGMRKEILRLTQELHQRDITIASAGGSTSDLEQRLRMEIERAERKAVEHRMILVQLETLKLENRHLLEMLEKVELGVLEGKDATLRALGEDYVVELNKLKSENQQLKKDLSEAREKLELTTQSQPEGTAQQLQSEEPEPRDVQHRPTQESQHKQDEQTEKIHHKPDKTTQHHQRWKTQPLPAEIPVAVIPEAAVLPTQTSRKSCVESPTLAADALQGTDSLLLVLDDGKGFPDAASRQSNHKQESVPLCPLPTSSVGSVAARYLEEEELRSQHILECLDAHIEELKKESEKIVRHFGHQE; this is translated from the exons ATGGAGGCTCTGCTGGAAGGAATGCAGAGGAATGGCCAGGGGAG tgggttcctgaCATCCTGtgaagctgagctgcaggagctgatgaAGCAGATCGACATCATGGTGGCTCACAAGAAGGCGGAATGGGAGGGACAGACCCAGGCGCTGGAGGCCTGCTTGGGTGTTCGAGAGCAGGAACTGTCCTCTGCCAGGGCTGCGCTGGAGGAAAAGCATAAAGAG GTTGGCAAGCTGCggcagcagctggaagacaTGGAAGCAGCCAAACAGGACTTGGTCAGGGAATACgagcagcagctgaagaagtTTCAAGAGGAG TTGGCTAGGCTGAGGAGAAGCTACgagaagctgcagaagaaacagctgAGAGAAGCTAGAGAAGAGGCCACCAAGAGGCAAGGGGATGACCAGTGTGAAATGAGCCGACTGAGCAGGAAGCTGGAG GAGTTCCGTCAGAAATCACTTGACTGGGAGAAGCAGCGTTTGCTCTACCAGCAGCAGGTGGCATCGCTGGAAGCACAGAGGAAGGCTTTGGCTGAGCAGTCTGAGCTCATTCAG GTGTTACAGGATGAGAAGATGGAGCTCAGAGCCACCTTGCAATCTCAGGAGGATTTCATTGACAGCTCCAAGCTGCACCAGGAGCAATTGCAGAAAGAGCTGGCCAGGGTGACTGAAACTCTTCACACAAAGGAGATCCTCATCAG GGCCTTGGAGGAACGCTTGCAGGAGAAGCAGTTGTCTTCTCCAGGGCTGGAGCATATACTCCTGCAGCTGGATGTTGCccaggagaaggagcagcactTGCAGGCGGAGGTGACTCACCTGGAGGACAG CCTGGTGTCTTCAAATGCAAGGTGTGTACAGCTGAGTGAAGAGCTGGCTGAGAGTATCAAAGAGCTGCAGTCAATGGAAGAACACCGTGCCGAGTCAAAGGTGGAGATTAAAAAG CTGAAAGAGCAGCTCTCTCAGGCTGAACAAATTCACAGAGGTGAGCTGGAAGGGATGAGAAAGGAGATCTTGAGGCTGACCCAGGAGTTACACCAGAGGGACATCACCATTGCCTCTGCAGGCGGCTCCACGTCAGACCTAGAACAGCGGCTGAGGATGGAGATtgaaagagcagagaggaaagcagtggaGCACAGG ATGATTCTAGTTCAGCTGGAGACCTTGAAGCTGGAAAACCGTCACCTCTTGGAGATGCTGGAAAAGGTGGAGCTGGGTGTGCTGGAG GGAAAAGATGCTACCCTGAGAGCACTCGGTGAAGATTATGTTGTTGaattaaacaaattaaaatcgGAGAACCAGCAGCTGAAGAAGGATCTATCAGAGGCCAGAGAGAAACTGGAGCTCACGACCCAGAGTCAGCCTGAGGGCACTGCTCAGCAGTTGCAAAGCGAAGAGCCTGAGCCCAGGGATGTGCAGCACAG GCCAACTCAGGAATCACAGCATAAACAGGATGAGcagacagagaaaatacatcACAAGCCTGACAAGACTACTCAGCATCATCAGAGATGGAAGACCCAGCCTTTGCCTGCTGAAATCCCTGTGGCTGTGATCCCCGAGGCTGCTGTGCTACCCACCCAGACTAGCAGGAAGAGCTGTGTGGAGTCACCCACCCTTGCTGCAGATGCCTTGCAGGGAACAGATTCTTTGCTCCTTGTGCTGGATGACGGCAAAGGTTTTCCAGATGCAGCATCCAGGCAGTCAAATCACAAACAAGAATCTGTACCTTTG TGCCCCCTGCCCACATCTTCAGTTGGCTCAGTAGCTGCCCGATACCTGGAAGAGGAAGAACTGAGATCCCAGCACATACTGGAATGCCTGGATGCTCACATAGAGGAACTGAAAAAGGAGAGTGAAAAGATAGTGAGACACTTTGGACACCAGGAGTGA
- the CEP63 gene encoding centrosomal protein of 63 kDa isoform 2 (isoform 2 is encoded by transcript variant 2), translating to MEALLEGMQRNGQGSGFLTSCEAELQELMKQIDIMVAHKKAEWEGQTQALEACLGVREQELSSARAALEEKHKEVGKLRQQLEDMEAAKQDLVREYEQQLKKFQEELARLRRSYEKLQKKQLREAREEATKRQGDDQCEMSRLSRKLEEFRQKSLDWEKQRLLYQQQVASLEAQRKALAEQSELIQTQLASRKQILESVELASRSEIQHLTSKLERANDTICANELEVERLNMRVDDLTENNRMILEDQQRVAEELRQSKKMLEVLQDEKMELRATLQSQEDFIDSSKLHQEQLQKELARVTETLHTKEILIRALEERLQEKQLSSPGLEHILLQLDVAQEKEQHLQAEVTHLEDSLVSSNARCVQLSEELAESIKELQSMEEHRAESKVEIKKLKEQLSQAEQIHRGELEGMRKEILRLTQELHQRDITIASAGGSTSDLEQRLRMEIERAERKAVEHRMILVQLETLKLENRHLLEMLEKVELGVLEGKDATLRALGEDYVVELNKLKSENQQLKKDLSEAREKLELTTQSQPEGTAQQLQSEEPEPRDVQHRPTQESQHKQDEQTEKIHHKPDKTTQHHQRWKTQPLPAEIPVAVIPEAAVLPTQTSRKSCVESPTLAADALQGTDSLLLVLDDGKGFPDAASRQSNHKQESVPLCPLPTSSVGSVAARYLEEEELRSQHILECLDAHIEELKKESEKIVRHFGHQE from the exons ATGGAGGCTCTGCTGGAAGGAATGCAGAGGAATGGCCAGGGGAG tgggttcctgaCATCCTGtgaagctgagctgcaggagctgatgaAGCAGATCGACATCATGGTGGCTCACAAGAAGGCGGAATGGGAGGGACAGACCCAGGCGCTGGAGGCCTGCTTGGGTGTTCGAGAGCAGGAACTGTCCTCTGCCAGGGCTGCGCTGGAGGAAAAGCATAAAGAG GTTGGCAAGCTGCggcagcagctggaagacaTGGAAGCAGCCAAACAGGACTTGGTCAGGGAATACgagcagcagctgaagaagtTTCAAGAGGAG TTGGCTAGGCTGAGGAGAAGCTACgagaagctgcagaagaaacagctgAGAGAAGCTAGAGAAGAGGCCACCAAGAGGCAAGGGGATGACCAGTGTGAAATGAGCCGACTGAGCAGGAAGCTGGAG GAGTTCCGTCAGAAATCACTTGACTGGGAGAAGCAGCGTTTGCTCTACCAGCAGCAGGTGGCATCGCTGGAAGCACAGAGGAAGGCTTTGGCTGAGCAGTCTGAGCTCATTCAG ACTCAGCTTGCCAGTCGGAAGCAGATTCTGGAGTCGGTGGAGCTGGCGAGTCGATCAGAAATCCAGCACTTAACCAGCAAGCTGGAGAGAGCCAACGACACTATCTGTGCCAACGAGCTGGAGGTGGAGAGGCTTAACATGAGGGTGGATGATCTGACTGAAAACAATCGCATGATTCTGGAAGACCAGCAGAGAGTTGCAGAAGAGCTGAGGCAATCCAAGAAAATGCTTGAG GTGTTACAGGATGAGAAGATGGAGCTCAGAGCCACCTTGCAATCTCAGGAGGATTTCATTGACAGCTCCAAGCTGCACCAGGAGCAATTGCAGAAAGAGCTGGCCAGGGTGACTGAAACTCTTCACACAAAGGAGATCCTCATCAG GGCCTTGGAGGAACGCTTGCAGGAGAAGCAGTTGTCTTCTCCAGGGCTGGAGCATATACTCCTGCAGCTGGATGTTGCccaggagaaggagcagcactTGCAGGCGGAGGTGACTCACCTGGAGGACAG CCTGGTGTCTTCAAATGCAAGGTGTGTACAGCTGAGTGAAGAGCTGGCTGAGAGTATCAAAGAGCTGCAGTCAATGGAAGAACACCGTGCCGAGTCAAAGGTGGAGATTAAAAAG CTGAAAGAGCAGCTCTCTCAGGCTGAACAAATTCACAGAGGTGAGCTGGAAGGGATGAGAAAGGAGATCTTGAGGCTGACCCAGGAGTTACACCAGAGGGACATCACCATTGCCTCTGCAGGCGGCTCCACGTCAGACCTAGAACAGCGGCTGAGGATGGAGATtgaaagagcagagaggaaagcagtggaGCACAGG ATGATTCTAGTTCAGCTGGAGACCTTGAAGCTGGAAAACCGTCACCTCTTGGAGATGCTGGAAAAGGTGGAGCTGGGTGTGCTGGAG GGAAAAGATGCTACCCTGAGAGCACTCGGTGAAGATTATGTTGTTGaattaaacaaattaaaatcgGAGAACCAGCAGCTGAAGAAGGATCTATCAGAGGCCAGAGAGAAACTGGAGCTCACGACCCAGAGTCAGCCTGAGGGCACTGCTCAGCAGTTGCAAAGCGAAGAGCCTGAGCCCAGGGATGTGCAGCACAG GCCAACTCAGGAATCACAGCATAAACAGGATGAGcagacagagaaaatacatcACAAGCCTGACAAGACTACTCAGCATCATCAGAGATGGAAGACCCAGCCTTTGCCTGCTGAAATCCCTGTGGCTGTGATCCCCGAGGCTGCTGTGCTACCCACCCAGACTAGCAGGAAGAGCTGTGTGGAGTCACCCACCCTTGCTGCAGATGCCTTGCAGGGAACAGATTCTTTGCTCCTTGTGCTGGATGACGGCAAAGGTTTTCCAGATGCAGCATCCAGGCAGTCAAATCACAAACAAGAATCTGTACCTTTG TGCCCCCTGCCCACATCTTCAGTTGGCTCAGTAGCTGCCCGATACCTGGAAGAGGAAGAACTGAGATCCCAGCACATACTGGAATGCCTGGATGCTCACATAGAGGAACTGAAAAAGGAGAGTGAAAAGATAGTGAGACACTTTGGACACCAGGAGTGA
- the CEP63 gene encoding centrosomal protein of 63 kDa isoform 1 (isoform 1 is encoded by transcript variant 1) encodes MEALLEGMQRNGQGSSGFLTSCEAELQELMKQIDIMVAHKKAEWEGQTQALEACLGVREQELSSARAALEEKHKEVGKLRQQLEDMEAAKQDLVREYEQQLKKFQEELARLRRSYEKLQKKQLREAREEATKRQGDDQCEMSRLSRKLEEFRQKSLDWEKQRLLYQQQVASLEAQRKALAEQSELIQTQLASRKQILESVELASRSEIQHLTSKLERANDTICANELEVERLNMRVDDLTENNRMILEDQQRVAEELRQSKKMLEVLQDEKMELRATLQSQEDFIDSSKLHQEQLQKELARVTETLHTKEILIRALEERLQEKQLSSPGLEHILLQLDVAQEKEQHLQAEVTHLEDSLVSSNARCVQLSEELAESIKELQSMEEHRAESKVEIKKLKEQLSQAEQIHRGELEGMRKEILRLTQELHQRDITIASAGGSTSDLEQRLRMEIERAERKAVEHRMILVQLETLKLENRHLLEMLEKVELGVLEGKDATLRALGEDYVVELNKLKSENQQLKKDLSEAREKLELTTQSQPEGTAQQLQSEEPEPRDVQHRPTQESQHKQDEQTEKIHHKPDKTTQHHQRWKTQPLPAEIPVAVIPEAAVLPTQTSRKSCVESPTLAADALQGTDSLLLVLDDGKGFPDAASRQSNHKQESVPLCPLPTSSVGSVAARYLEEEELRSQHILECLDAHIEELKKESEKIVRHFGHQE; translated from the exons ATGGAGGCTCTGCTGGAAGGAATGCAGAGGAATGGCCAGGGGAG cagtgggttcctgaCATCCTGtgaagctgagctgcaggagctgatgaAGCAGATCGACATCATGGTGGCTCACAAGAAGGCGGAATGGGAGGGACAGACCCAGGCGCTGGAGGCCTGCTTGGGTGTTCGAGAGCAGGAACTGTCCTCTGCCAGGGCTGCGCTGGAGGAAAAGCATAAAGAG GTTGGCAAGCTGCggcagcagctggaagacaTGGAAGCAGCCAAACAGGACTTGGTCAGGGAATACgagcagcagctgaagaagtTTCAAGAGGAG TTGGCTAGGCTGAGGAGAAGCTACgagaagctgcagaagaaacagctgAGAGAAGCTAGAGAAGAGGCCACCAAGAGGCAAGGGGATGACCAGTGTGAAATGAGCCGACTGAGCAGGAAGCTGGAG GAGTTCCGTCAGAAATCACTTGACTGGGAGAAGCAGCGTTTGCTCTACCAGCAGCAGGTGGCATCGCTGGAAGCACAGAGGAAGGCTTTGGCTGAGCAGTCTGAGCTCATTCAG ACTCAGCTTGCCAGTCGGAAGCAGATTCTGGAGTCGGTGGAGCTGGCGAGTCGATCAGAAATCCAGCACTTAACCAGCAAGCTGGAGAGAGCCAACGACACTATCTGTGCCAACGAGCTGGAGGTGGAGAGGCTTAACATGAGGGTGGATGATCTGACTGAAAACAATCGCATGATTCTGGAAGACCAGCAGAGAGTTGCAGAAGAGCTGAGGCAATCCAAGAAAATGCTTGAG GTGTTACAGGATGAGAAGATGGAGCTCAGAGCCACCTTGCAATCTCAGGAGGATTTCATTGACAGCTCCAAGCTGCACCAGGAGCAATTGCAGAAAGAGCTGGCCAGGGTGACTGAAACTCTTCACACAAAGGAGATCCTCATCAG GGCCTTGGAGGAACGCTTGCAGGAGAAGCAGTTGTCTTCTCCAGGGCTGGAGCATATACTCCTGCAGCTGGATGTTGCccaggagaaggagcagcactTGCAGGCGGAGGTGACTCACCTGGAGGACAG CCTGGTGTCTTCAAATGCAAGGTGTGTACAGCTGAGTGAAGAGCTGGCTGAGAGTATCAAAGAGCTGCAGTCAATGGAAGAACACCGTGCCGAGTCAAAGGTGGAGATTAAAAAG CTGAAAGAGCAGCTCTCTCAGGCTGAACAAATTCACAGAGGTGAGCTGGAAGGGATGAGAAAGGAGATCTTGAGGCTGACCCAGGAGTTACACCAGAGGGACATCACCATTGCCTCTGCAGGCGGCTCCACGTCAGACCTAGAACAGCGGCTGAGGATGGAGATtgaaagagcagagaggaaagcagtggaGCACAGG ATGATTCTAGTTCAGCTGGAGACCTTGAAGCTGGAAAACCGTCACCTCTTGGAGATGCTGGAAAAGGTGGAGCTGGGTGTGCTGGAG GGAAAAGATGCTACCCTGAGAGCACTCGGTGAAGATTATGTTGTTGaattaaacaaattaaaatcgGAGAACCAGCAGCTGAAGAAGGATCTATCAGAGGCCAGAGAGAAACTGGAGCTCACGACCCAGAGTCAGCCTGAGGGCACTGCTCAGCAGTTGCAAAGCGAAGAGCCTGAGCCCAGGGATGTGCAGCACAG GCCAACTCAGGAATCACAGCATAAACAGGATGAGcagacagagaaaatacatcACAAGCCTGACAAGACTACTCAGCATCATCAGAGATGGAAGACCCAGCCTTTGCCTGCTGAAATCCCTGTGGCTGTGATCCCCGAGGCTGCTGTGCTACCCACCCAGACTAGCAGGAAGAGCTGTGTGGAGTCACCCACCCTTGCTGCAGATGCCTTGCAGGGAACAGATTCTTTGCTCCTTGTGCTGGATGACGGCAAAGGTTTTCCAGATGCAGCATCCAGGCAGTCAAATCACAAACAAGAATCTGTACCTTTG TGCCCCCTGCCCACATCTTCAGTTGGCTCAGTAGCTGCCCGATACCTGGAAGAGGAAGAACTGAGATCCCAGCACATACTGGAATGCCTGGATGCTCACATAGAGGAACTGAAAAAGGAGAGTGAAAAGATAGTGAGACACTTTGGACACCAGGAGTGA